The following proteins are co-located in the Cherax quadricarinatus isolate ZL_2023a chromosome 26, ASM3850222v1, whole genome shotgun sequence genome:
- the LOC138853231 gene encoding secernin-1-like isoform X2, which translates to MFEILRNKESGICRGLDHDHPTAGSMVSVISHGSGRPSCHWFTGTPDPQRSVFKPFIFTNNVKISPHIQSPKIPDEEDPAKVTPRFSKKVNRSHLLYRRQQAATENGGNIVDTLRDLERKCVQETEACLQSFDPERLSEMDDLFKDCVDSELKFYK; encoded by the exons ATGTTTGAGATCCTACGCAACAAGGAATCTGGAATTTGTCGTGGCTTAGATCACGATCATCCTACTGCTGGTAGTATG GTGTCTGTCATCAGTCATGGTTCTGGACGACCCAGTTGCCATTGGTTCACCGGAACACCTGATCCTCAGCGTTCAGTGTTTAAGCCATTCATCTTCACCAACAATGTCAAGATCTCTCCACATATCCAGAGCCCCAAGATTCCTGATGAGGAGGATCCTGCAAAG GTTACTCCTCGATTTTCCAAGAAAGTCAATAGAAGCCACTTACTGTACCGCCGTCAACAGGCTGCTACTGAGAATGGTGGGAACATCGTTGATACTTTGCGGGACCTTGAGAGAAAGTGTGTTCAAGAAACTGAAGCATGTCTTCAGAGCTTTGATCCAGAGAGGTTGTCAGAGATGGATGACTTGTTTAAAGATTGTGTTGATTCTGAGCTCAAGTTTTAtaagtaa